ACCGCGACCTCGTCGGTTTCCTTGCGCTCGAACTTCTGCGCCACCTCGTAGGCCTTCGGGTGCGGCCCATGCGGGAAGCCCGAGGGGTGGTAGGTGACCATGCCGGGATGGATGTTGTCGCGCGAGAAGAACTGGCCGCGGTGATAGAACAGCACCTCGTCGAAATCGTCGTTCGAGTGATAATAGGGCAGCTTCAGCGCCTCCGGATCCGACTCGATGGGCCGCGGCACGAAGGTGCAGATGATGAAGCGGCCTGCGATCCAGGTGCTGTGCGCCGAGGGCGGCAGGTGGTAGCGGTGGCTCATCAGCGGCCGGATATCGCGCCAGTTCAGCCGCACCGGCGCCAGATCGCCATGCCAGCCCACCGCGTCCAGCGGGTTGAACGGATAGGTCATGGCGCAGAGCTGCCCGCGCTTCTTGACCCGGACCAGAGTCTCGCACTCGTGCTTCTGCGCCTGGAAGGCGTCGTCCAGCGCCGGGACGTCCAGCACCGCCGGATCGAAGATGGCGTGGGTGCCGACCAGCCCCTTGTGCGGCAGCTTGTAGGCGTCGTTGGTGGCCTCCACCATCAGCACCATCACCGCCTCGTCCGTTTCCAGCCGCCAGCAGGTGTTGCGCGGCAGCACGACATAATCGCCCTCGCGCACCTCCAGATGGCCGTAGTCGCAGAACAGGTGACCGCCGCCCTGGTGGAAGAACAGCAGGTCGTCGCCGTCGGCGTTGCGGGCCAGATGGTCCATCTTGCCCTTGAAGCGCCACAGCCGCACCTGGGTCGCCCCGTTGCCCATCAGGGCCGGTGCCTCCAACGGGCAGCCGGGCATGGAATCGACATGGTTCAGGTCGAAGGCGCGCGGGCGCAGCGGCCCGTCGAAGCTGGTCCAGCCGGTCGGCGGGTGGGCATGGTGCATCTGGGTCGCCGGGCCGAAGAAGCCTTCACGCCCCATCTCGCGCTCGTAGGTGCCGGCGGGAAGCCGGACATGGGCCTGACGCGACGCGGTGCCCTCGACCTTCGGAAACGAAATCCAGTTCTTCATGGCGCTTCCCCCTGCTGTGCCGCCGATCCCGTCCACGACAGACGTCGGCAGACTTGTTCCGTTGCCGCCATTTTAGTTTCGTTTGAAACTGTTGCAAGAGCCAAATTACAGCGCAGGATGGGGGCACCCGCGACCTCCCTTACAGACGACGCCCCGCCGATGCCGCCCGCCCGCCGTTCCCGCACCGCATCATCCAATCCCGCAGCCGTGCCGACAGAATTGCCGGCGCTGCACCTGACGCGCTTCCTGCCCTACCGGCTGTCGGTTCTGGCCAATACGGTCAGCCACACGCTGGCCAAGCTGTACGAGAAGCGGTTCGGCATCACGATCCCGGAATGGCGGATCATCGCCGTGCTGGGCGGCGGCGAAACGATGAGCGCGGGAGAGATCGCGCAGCGCACCGCGATGGACAAGGTGCAGGTCAGCCGCGCCATCAGCCGCATGCTCGATTCGGCGCTGATCCT
The Azospirillum sp. TSA2s DNA segment above includes these coding regions:
- a CDS encoding homogentisate 1,2-dioxygenase, which encodes MKNWISFPKVEGTASRQAHVRLPAGTYEREMGREGFFGPATQMHHAHPPTGWTSFDGPLRPRAFDLNHVDSMPGCPLEAPALMGNGATQVRLWRFKGKMDHLARNADGDDLLFFHQGGGHLFCDYGHLEVREGDYVVLPRNTCWRLETDEAVMVLMVEATNDAYKLPHKGLVGTHAIFDPAVLDVPALDDAFQAQKHECETLVRVKKRGQLCAMTYPFNPLDAVGWHGDLAPVRLNWRDIRPLMSHRYHLPPSAHSTWIAGRFIICTFVPRPIESDPEALKLPYYHSNDDFDEVLFYHRGQFFSRDNIHPGMVTYHPSGFPHGPHPKAYEVAQKFERKETDEVAVMIDTRDPLDVYQAMEGVEWGAYADSWKAK
- a CDS encoding MarR family winged helix-turn-helix transcriptional regulator; this translates as MPTELPALHLTRFLPYRLSVLANTVSHTLAKLYEKRFGITIPEWRIIAVLGGGETMSAGEIAQRTAMDKVQVSRAISRMLDSALILRESGDTDRRKALLTLTPKALAIYAEIVPMALTYEEEVTDALSIDERAQLDTLLSKLQARADQLATRPTPVGAQVEEAQSEGN